TGCCAGTAAATAGCCTTCGCGATAAAACTGTCTTTCAAAGGCAGTCTAAAATTAGCCGTATCAAAATAATTTTGCCGTACTACCATATATTCACTGGCTTTCCTATTACCGGTTGTGCAATGAGCGATGCAGCTCCCAAGGATCACAACAATGAATAATAAATTCCTTTGCATTTCAATAATTGAATTGAAAAATAAACCCGGAAAGATCAAAGATCAATCCGGGTAATACAATATAGAATTACATTTCTTATCGCGCAAATATCTGCGTAAAATACAACCTGCTTTGCTGGTCTCTCGCAACGCCAATCCCTGTGAGCTTATAATTCCCTTCGATATTCTTTTTATGTCCGGGACTATTCAGCCAGCCATCCACCACTTCTTTGGCGGTGCTGCTGCCGAAGGCCACATTTTCTGCAACGGCATTGGTGCCGGGCACTTTTGACGTTACGATCTTGCTCCTGATATTGAAGCCATCATGACCGAAAGCGATCCTTTTGGTGGCCATCGCCATGCTGTGACGGCGGGCTTCGGTCTCGATCACCAGGTTATTGGTGAGGGCTGGCAGACCTTTCGACTGCCTGTGCTTATTGATCAGGATCAGGATATCATCTTCCAGTTTGGGCGCGGTGCTGGCGGTGCCTACCGGCCTTGGGGCAGAAGTGCTGCTTCCGGAAGATTTAACACTGGTTTTTGACGTTGATGCTGGTTTGCTTGCACAGGCGAAGGTTGCCACCAGGCCGAAGCCCAGTAACAATAACAAGATCGGGCGCACATTCAACAGTTTATTTGTCATTGATACTGATTTTAAACTCACAACTCCAATTTCATACCAGAAAACAATAACAATATGCAAAACTATCAATACTGCGCCATGCAGGCGTCCAGTTCGTCCATCATGCCCTTGCTGCCGATGAACAGTGGCGTACGCTGGTGCAGTTCGGTAGGCACGATATCCAGGATACGTTCTTTGCCATTGGTAGCGCGGCCACCGGCCACTTCCAGGATGAATGCGAATGGATTGCTCTCGTACAGCAGGCGCAGCTTGCCTTTGGGCTTGTCTGTTGTACCCGGGTACATGAAGATGCCGCCCTTGATCAGGTTGCGGTGAACGTCTGCCACCATGCTGCCGATATAACGCTGCGTATAGGGGCCGCCGTTATCTTTGGTCCTGCGCTGGCAGGCATCGATATATTGCTGCACTCCTTTGGAGTACTGGAAGAAATTACCGTGGTTCACAGAGTAGATCTTTCCCCATTCAGGGCATTTGATATCGGGGTGACTGAGGCAAAATTCCCCGATGCTGGGATCCAGGGTAAAGCCATTCACGCCGCGACGTGTGGCGTACACCAGCATGGTGGAAGACCCATATACCATATAACCGGCGGCTACCTGCATCCGGCCGGGTTGCAGGAAATCCTCTTTGGTAACCGGCGTGCCCTGCGGCGTAACGCGGCGGTATACACTGAAGATGGTGCCGATGCTCACATTCACATCGATATTTCCTGAGCCGTCCAGCGGATCGTATAAACAAACGTATTTGGAATTTTTGCTGACGGCGTCGTCGAAGGCAACAAAATCGTCCAGTTCTTCGGAAGCGATACCGGCACAGCTGATACCATGCTGCAATACACCGGTGAACTGGTTATTGGCGAAAACATCGAGCTTTTTCACGTCTTCACCCTGAACATTCACGGCCCCGGCATCGCCAAGGATGTCTACCAGTCCGGCTTTATTCACTTCTACATTCACTCTTTTGGCGGCGAGGCCCATATCCCGCAGCAGTCCGCTCAGCTCTCCCGTAGCATGTGGGAAGTCGCGCAACTGCTGGATCGTAAATTCGTCAAGGGTCAGTACTTTCCTGCTGACAATACTCATAGATGGCAAGTTTTAAAAGGTTTGTCGGCCACAAATATAGGGAGTGGCCGCTAATTGGCATTTTCCGGATTGACGAAAGGGTTTTTATCAAAGGTTTACCGACATTTGCCACGGTTAAAACATTCCAACTCATTATTTATCGTTCCAGTTATGAAGGTGTTCAAATTCGGAGGAGCCAGTGTTCAGCAGACAGAAAAGATCCAGAATGTAGCCAATATCATCCGCTCCTACTCTGATCAGCCGATCCTGATCGTTGTGTCCGCCATGGGCAAAACCACCAATGCCCTGGAAAAAGTGGCCGAAGCCTTCTTCGAAGGGCGCCAGGATGAAGCCCTGAAGCTCTTCGAACTGATCAAACAAACACATATCAACACCGCCAAATACTTACTGGTAACGCATTTCAACGCACTGATGGACGAACTCGCCAATTTCTTCACGGAAGTGGAATGGCTCCTTCATGATAAGCCTGTTCGTGAATACGATTATTATTACGACCAGATCGTTTGTGTGGGAGAACTGCTCTCCACCGCCATCGTAAGCGCTTACCTCAACGAATCAGGCATCCCCACGCAATGGGTGGATGTACGCGACATCTTCCGAACCGACGATAATTTCCGGGACGCGGCCATCGACTGGAATTTTACCAGTCAGCGTGTACAGGAAGACATTATTCTACTTTTCCAGGAAACGAATATTGTACTCACCCAGGGATTCATCGGTTCAACAGATGAGAACGAAAGCACCACCCTGGGCCGCGAAGGCAGCGATTACTCCGCCGCCGTATTCGCCAATCTCCTCAATGCAGAAAGCCAGACCATCTGGAAAGATGTGGAAGGCGTGATGAATGCCGACCCCAAACAGTTCCCCGATGCCCAATTCATTGCGGAGCTCAACTATGAAGAAGTGATCGAGATGGCCTACTACGGCGCACAGGTGATCCATCCTAAAACCATCAAACCTTTACAGAACAAAGGCATTCCACTTTTCGTGAAATGTTTTCTCGATAAAAACCTGCCCGGTACCGTTATCCATAATAAAAAAGTACACGGATTGCCACCCATCATCGTGATTAAAAAAGAACAGGCCCTGCTCACCCTGCATTCCCGCGATTTCTCTTTCGTAGGAGAAAAACCCGTAGCCGATCTCTACCAGCTGCTCAGCGATATCAAGATCAAACCCAATATCATCCAGACCGGCGCCGTGAGCATCCAGGTTTGCCTGGACGATAAGCCGGAAAAAATCCAGAAGCTCGCCCTCGACGCATCTGAATTTTTTGAAGTACAGGTGGAAAAAGGATTGACCCTGCTCACCGTTCGCCATTACCAGGAAGAGCAACTGCAAAAACTCACCAATGGCCATCGTATCAAACTGAAACAACAATCACCGGAAACTGTGCAGGTGCTTATGCAACCGGCTTAATCCGTTCAAACCTTATCTATGCAATCTCCCGCAGCATACTACCAGCAAAGGATCCAGGAATTACAGGAACACCTGAAAAAAGTACAGCAACAACTGATCGGCGTATCTGTGGCAAGGCTGCTCAGTTTTCTCTGCGTACTGATTGCAGGTTATTACTGGATCAAAAGCGATAGCTCAACATTACTACCGGGCATTACCGTTATATCATTGATAATATTCATCATTTTTGTGAAACGGGCCTTCAGACTGAATGATGATAAGGCGCTTACCAACAAATTACTTTTCGTCAACACCAACGAAGACGGCATCCTCCGGCGCCAGCAAAGCAAATTCCCCGATGGCCGGGAAGCCGCAGCACAGTCGGGTTACGCGGCAGACCTGGATATATTTGGCCCCAATTCATTATTCCACCTGCTGAACCGTACCACCACCACACATGGCACTACTGCTTTACAGCAGATATTGCAGCAACCGGAACTGGACCCTGTTGTGATCCGCAACAACCAGGAAGCCATCAAACAATTGTCCACACAAACAGAAACGCGTCAGCTCCTCATCGCACATGGATTATTGCACGGCGAGAAGGAAGGAAATCTGCACGAGGTGCAACGCTGGCTGCAAATGCCTACCCTGCTCTACCAACTGAAATGGGTACGCGCAATTCGTTTCATCATGCCCGCTATCAGCCTGGCAGGATTGATCGCTTTCCTGGCAACGGATACCTATCAATGGCTGCTGCCGGGCATCATCGTCAGCTGGCTGATCACGGGCAGCTTTACCAAAAGAATCCTTCACCAGCATAACCTGCTCAGCAAGAAACAAACCATCCTGGAACAATATGGCAGCATCCTGCAATTGTTCAGCGAAATAGAGACAGGCGATTCCTCCGTACTGAAAAAAGAAAAAGCGACAGCACAGGATGCGAGTAAAGCCATCAAGCAATTGTCGAATCTGGCCGGGCTTTTCGATCAGCGGCTCAACCTGCTGGTGAACTTCTTCCTGAACAGTTTTTTATTGTACGATATCCAGTGCATGTATGCGTTAGACAAATGGAAAACTGTAAACAGGGAAAAGTTCGATCACTGGATCCACGGCGTGGGCACTATCGAAACCCTGAATTCATTGAGCGGCTTCACTTTCAACAATCCTGATTTCAGCTGGCCGGAAGTACAAACGGAAAAGATGATCATCTCCGCTACGGCGCTGGCGCATCCGCTGATTGCCGCCAATGAGCGGGTGGCCAATGATTTCACCATCGGCGAGCAGGAACAGCTGATGCTGGTGACCGGAAGCAATATGAGCGGCAAAACCACCTTCCTCCGTACTATCGGCGTTAACCTGTTGCTGGCGCAATGCGGAGCGCCGGTCTGTGCCGGAAAGTTTGTGTTCATGCCGATGAATATCCTCAGCTCCATCCGCGTGAGCGATTCACTGCAGGAACATACTTCTTACTTCATGGCGGAGCTGAAGCAATTGCAACAGATCATACAATTTTTACAATCGGCTTCCAGTCCATCACTGATCCTGATCGATGAGATCTTAAGAGGAACGAATTCAGAAGATAAGACCCACGGTTCTGATCAGTTCATCCGTAAGCTGTTGCAATACCGTTGTCTCACTCTTTTCGCCACGCACGATCTGGCGCTGAGTGTACTGGAGAATGAACTTCCCGGCAGGCTCAGTAATTATTGCTTTGAAAGTATTATCAGGGATGGCGAGCTGATCTTCGATTATACATTGCAGCGAGGAGTAGCCAAGAATAAGAATGCGAGCTTTCTGATGAAGAAGATGGAGATCATTTAAGAATAATTGAACTTCGGAGACCACTCGCTCGCCTCTGGCGAGTGAGGATTATTTGTTCGCCTCCGGCGAACACCGCGTCGCCGGAGGCGACAAAATAAAAGTCACTCGCCGGGAGGCGAGCGACTGCCAGCAGCATAAGTATTAGGGTGTTTTCACCCATTCTTATCATATTCTAATGCAGAAAAGCAGGGTACCCCCTCCAAAAGCAGTCCTGTTTTGTTATTTTTGGTATCTAAACCCTCGCCTCTATTCTTGTGTGCACGAAACACAAATTGAAACTGCTGCTGATCATAGCCATCCTTGCATGTGTACTTAACGTGCAGGCACAACCTCCTTCCAGGGTACTCGACAGCTTACATTCCATCAAACATAAGGCTTCCACCATTGAACAGATCACGGATGCGCTCAATGCGCTAGCACTGGCATGGCGCGGTGTGAACAGCGATTCCGTAAAACATTATGCGAAGGAAGGATTGAAAGTCTCCGCCAACCACTATCCGGCAGGACGGGCCGCTGCATTTACCAATCTCTCCGCCGGCGCACGCACGGCAGCCGACTACAAAACCGCGATGGACGCAGGTCTTCAAGCCATGCGCCTTTTCGATTCTTTGGATCTGAAAGCCGAAGAAGCTGATGTGGTGCTTGATCTCGCGCAATTGTACAAGGATATTTCCGGCAGCAACAATACAGAAGCTTACCTGGACCAGGCCATCGCCTATGCATTGCAGTCGTATGGTCTTGCTGCCTCCATCAAAGACACAGTCGCCATGGCTGACGCTCTCAACATGAAAGGCATCTGCCTTCGCGATAAAGGAAAACAGTACAAAAAAAGATACTATTACGACAGCGCCCGGATCTGCTATGAACGCGCACTCGGGCTCATTGAAAGATCAGGAAAAGGACTGGGTGTTCAGTCCCGGCTCTACAACAATATGAGCCAGATCTACAACGAACACAAGATCGATTACCACAAAGCCCTCGATTATCTTTTCAAAGCCGTTGACGCAAACAAAAAACGGAACAGCATCAGTGGCCTCAGCTACAACTACGGCAATATCGCCTATGCTTATACGATGTTGGGCAAGCACAAAGAATCCCTGCACTATGCAAGACTAATGCTCGATGCAGGCCAGCAAATGCAAAGACCCGACAGGCTGCAGAATGCATATGGACAAATGTACCGTTCCTTCAAAGGCGCGGGCATGATCGACTCCGCACTCGCCTACTATATTTTGCAGGACAAGCTCAATGACTCTCTCACCAATCTCGGTAAAACCCGCGAGGTACTTGATCTTCAGGCCAGGTATGAAACCAATCAAAAAGAACTGGAGATACAGCAACTGCAGGTGCAGCGCGAAGCAAGCACCAGGAATATTATCTGGTTACTGGCAGGCATCGGCTTGCTGACCGGTATCATGATCTGGCTCTTCATCCTGTACAGGAATATGGCAAAACAGAAAAAAGAGATTTCAGAACAGAGACTCAGACTGGAAGTGATGATGAAGGAATTGCACCACCGTGTAAAGAACAATCTCCAGATCGTGAGCAGCCTGCTTAGCCTGCAAACCAACAGGCTGGAAGACGAGAACGCCATCGCTGTTCTGAAGGAAAGCCAGCTGCGTGTACAGGCCATGAGCTTCATTCACCAGCGACTGTACAAAACAGACAGCATCACTTCAGTTAACATGAAAGAATATATCACAGACCTTGCTGAATCACTTGTTGCCAGTTATGGTTACCACCGTGATGATTTCGATCTGCAACTGGAAGTGAAACAGGAGTTCCTGGATATCGATAAAGCCCTGCCCGCCGGACTGATCATCAATGAACTGGTGACCAATGCACTCAAATACGCATATGGGAATGTGCAGCGGCCCCTGTTGCAGATCAGCCTGCTCAATAATGCCGCCAATGATGTAGTGATCGCTATTCGTGATAATGGCAAGGGCATCGATGCGGAAGCCTGGACAAAACAACGGAACAGTTTCGGTAAACAGCTGATCACTGCCCTTTGCAAACAATTACGCGCCAGCCAGGAACTAAAAGTGGAAAACGGGACAC
This portion of the Pseudobacter ginsenosidimutans genome encodes:
- a CDS encoding sensor histidine kinase encodes the protein MCTKHKLKLLLIIAILACVLNVQAQPPSRVLDSLHSIKHKASTIEQITDALNALALAWRGVNSDSVKHYAKEGLKVSANHYPAGRAAAFTNLSAGARTAADYKTAMDAGLQAMRLFDSLDLKAEEADVVLDLAQLYKDISGSNNTEAYLDQAIAYALQSYGLAASIKDTVAMADALNMKGICLRDKGKQYKKRYYYDSARICYERALGLIERSGKGLGVQSRLYNNMSQIYNEHKIDYHKALDYLFKAVDANKKRNSISGLSYNYGNIAYAYTMLGKHKESLHYARLMLDAGQQMQRPDRLQNAYGQMYRSFKGAGMIDSALAYYILQDKLNDSLTNLGKTREVLDLQARYETNQKELEIQQLQVQREASTRNIIWLLAGIGLLTGIMIWLFILYRNMAKQKKEISEQRLRLEVMMKELHHRVKNNLQIVSSLLSLQTNRLEDENAIAVLKESQLRVQAMSFIHQRLYKTDSITSVNMKEYITDLAESLVASYGYHRDDFDLQLEVKQEFLDIDKALPAGLIINELVTNALKYAYGNVQRPLLQISLLNNAANDVVIAIRDNGKGIDAEAWTKQRNSFGKQLITALCKQLRASQELKVENGTQFTITIPAQAA
- a CDS encoding MutS-related protein, yielding MQSPAAYYQQRIQELQEHLKKVQQQLIGVSVARLLSFLCVLIAGYYWIKSDSSTLLPGITVISLIIFIIFVKRAFRLNDDKALTNKLLFVNTNEDGILRRQQSKFPDGREAAAQSGYAADLDIFGPNSLFHLLNRTTTTHGTTALQQILQQPELDPVVIRNNQEAIKQLSTQTETRQLLIAHGLLHGEKEGNLHEVQRWLQMPTLLYQLKWVRAIRFIMPAISLAGLIAFLATDTYQWLLPGIIVSWLITGSFTKRILHQHNLLSKKQTILEQYGSILQLFSEIETGDSSVLKKEKATAQDASKAIKQLSNLAGLFDQRLNLLVNFFLNSFLLYDIQCMYALDKWKTVNREKFDHWIHGVGTIETLNSLSGFTFNNPDFSWPEVQTEKMIISATALAHPLIAANERVANDFTIGEQEQLMLVTGSNMSGKTTFLRTIGVNLLLAQCGAPVCAGKFVFMPMNILSSIRVSDSLQEHTSYFMAELKQLQQIIQFLQSASSPSLILIDEILRGTNSEDKTHGSDQFIRKLLQYRCLTLFATHDLALSVLENELPGRLSNYCFESIIRDGELIFDYTLQRGVAKNKNASFLMKKMEII
- a CDS encoding CAP domain-containing protein, translated to MTNKLLNVRPILLLLLGFGLVATFACASKPASTSKTSVKSSGSSTSAPRPVGTASTAPKLEDDILILINKHRQSKGLPALTNNLVIETEARRHSMAMATKRIAFGHDGFNIRSKIVTSKVPGTNAVAENVAFGSSTAKEVVDGWLNSPGHKKNIEGNYKLTGIGVARDQQSRLYFTQIFAR
- a CDS encoding aspartate kinase; translation: MKVFKFGGASVQQTEKIQNVANIIRSYSDQPILIVVSAMGKTTNALEKVAEAFFEGRQDEALKLFELIKQTHINTAKYLLVTHFNALMDELANFFTEVEWLLHDKPVREYDYYYDQIVCVGELLSTAIVSAYLNESGIPTQWVDVRDIFRTDDNFRDAAIDWNFTSQRVQEDIILLFQETNIVLTQGFIGSTDENESTTLGREGSDYSAAVFANLLNAESQTIWKDVEGVMNADPKQFPDAQFIAELNYEEVIEMAYYGAQVIHPKTIKPLQNKGIPLFVKCFLDKNLPGTVIHNKKVHGLPPIIVIKKEQALLTLHSRDFSFVGEKPVADLYQLLSDIKIKPNIIQTGAVSIQVCLDDKPEKIQKLALDASEFFEVQVEKGLTLLTVRHYQEEQLQKLTNGHRIKLKQQSPETVQVLMQPA
- the fbp gene encoding class 1 fructose-bisphosphatase, coding for MSIVSRKVLTLDEFTIQQLRDFPHATGELSGLLRDMGLAAKRVNVEVNKAGLVDILGDAGAVNVQGEDVKKLDVFANNQFTGVLQHGISCAGIASEELDDFVAFDDAVSKNSKYVCLYDPLDGSGNIDVNVSIGTIFSVYRRVTPQGTPVTKEDFLQPGRMQVAAGYMVYGSSTMLVYATRRGVNGFTLDPSIGEFCLSHPDIKCPEWGKIYSVNHGNFFQYSKGVQQYIDACQRRTKDNGGPYTQRYIGSMVADVHRNLIKGGIFMYPGTTDKPKGKLRLLYESNPFAFILEVAGGRATNGKERILDIVPTELHQRTPLFIGSKGMMDELDACMAQY